One segment of Bradyrhizobium sp. CB2312 DNA contains the following:
- a CDS encoding cytochrome c peroxidase, with protein MNSRTLWLLGAGLLCLAGAVFAAGTQGFAETNQVGVNPNPVRLMRPPVAPLSAMALLGKEIFYDASLSSSGTLSCASCHSPDHAYGPPNDGPVMLGGATLSRQGARAVPSLTYLDRHPNFSIGPDKGDDDNIIDLAQMAAIGQQAARTTKTAGGTGASANIVPQGGLFWDGRADTLQDQALFPLLDPNEMDGGSAEIVADKLRGAPYAGRFVELFGAGVLRNQRLLIAEAMFAVARYQVEEPSFHPYNSKYDYWLEGKARLSESELRGLQLFNDPDKANCAGCHTSAPTRDGLPPLFTDHQYEALGAPRNAALVNNRDPNYFDLGVCGPHRTDIPEQTQYCGMFLTPTLRNSATRHAFFHNGVFSTLQQVMDFYNFRDTNPEKVFPRSADGTVLKYDDLPQKYHANVDVTDPPLDRHPGDKPAMTEQDEADIIAFLKALTDGYKVEN; from the coding sequence GTCCACCCGTCGCGCCGTTGTCCGCAATGGCGCTGCTCGGCAAGGAGATCTTCTACGACGCCTCGCTCTCGTCCTCCGGCACGCTCTCCTGCGCATCCTGCCATAGCCCCGATCACGCCTACGGCCCGCCGAACGACGGGCCGGTCATGCTCGGCGGCGCGACGCTGTCGCGCCAAGGTGCCCGCGCGGTGCCGTCGCTGACCTATCTCGATCGCCATCCGAACTTCAGCATCGGCCCGGACAAGGGCGACGACGACAACATCATCGACCTCGCGCAGATGGCGGCCATCGGCCAGCAGGCGGCGCGCACGACCAAGACCGCGGGCGGCACCGGCGCGTCGGCGAACATCGTGCCGCAGGGCGGCCTGTTCTGGGATGGCCGCGCCGACACGTTGCAGGATCAGGCGCTGTTTCCGCTGCTCGATCCCAACGAGATGGACGGCGGCAGCGCCGAGATCGTCGCGGACAAGCTGCGTGGCGCGCCTTACGCTGGCCGCTTCGTCGAGCTGTTCGGCGCCGGTGTGCTGAGGAATCAGCGGCTGCTGATTGCCGAAGCGATGTTTGCGGTCGCGCGCTACCAGGTGGAGGAGCCGAGCTTCCATCCCTACAACAGCAAGTACGATTACTGGCTCGAAGGCAAGGCGCGGCTCTCCGAGAGCGAGCTGCGCGGCCTGCAACTGTTCAACGATCCCGATAAGGCCAACTGCGCGGGATGCCACACCTCGGCGCCGACCCGCGACGGCTTGCCGCCGTTGTTCACGGATCATCAATACGAAGCGCTCGGCGCACCGCGCAATGCCGCGCTCGTCAATAATCGCGACCCCAATTATTTCGACCTCGGCGTCTGCGGCCCGCACCGCACCGACATTCCCGAGCAGACGCAATATTGCGGCATGTTCCTGACACCGACGCTGCGCAACAGTGCCACGCGGCACGCCTTCTTCCACAACGGCGTGTTCAGCACCCTTCAGCAGGTGATGGATTTCTACAATTTCCGCGACACCAATCCGGAGAAAGTGTTTCCGCGCTCAGCTGACGGCACGGTGCTGAAATACGACGACCTACCGCAGAAATATCACGCCAATGTCGACGTCACCGATCCACCGCTCGACCGTCACCCCGGCGACAAGCCGGCGATGACGGAGCAGGACGAAGCCGACATCATCGCGTTCCTGAAGGCGCTGACGGACGGCTACAAGGTGGAGAACTAG
- a CDS encoding NAD(P)/FAD-dependent oxidoreductase: MVSPKYVCVIGAGVSGLAAAKAFSSRGHHVTIVERSADLGGVWEPARSYPEVQTQSPKDLYRYTDRAMPDAYPEWPTGPQVHAYLADYARSFGLDRMLRLNTEVAGMARRADGRPGWTLTLTSKGGTPSNEDFDFVAICTGQFNEPRELHCRGEGSFLDQGGQILHSSKYGDPALAKGRRVVVLGGSKSATDIAVNAVKSGAREVTIVMREPVWRIPYFIGGLVNFKRILYIRAQEEMFPGWGASAMAKLALRVAAPLIWANWRGLESLLKAQLKLGRCKMVPKERIEDGVNCAVPIATPGFYPMVADGRIKAVFGTFDHYEGDTIVMSGGERIGADVAVLAIGYKLGVPFLPAAYQEKLVDADGQYRLYRLIANPDLPELGFVGFNSSFCTVLCADLAANWLVRYADGQLAKQPTAQQMRDNIEMMLHFKRVERPAAGVYGGLCVAPYHYRHFDELMADIGAKEQKRGGLKGRFQPPDADAYARFLATAPDYRAA; the protein is encoded by the coding sequence ATGGTCAGTCCCAAGTATGTCTGCGTGATCGGCGCCGGCGTCTCCGGCCTTGCCGCCGCAAAGGCGTTCTCCAGCCGCGGCCACCACGTCACGATCGTCGAACGCAGCGCCGATCTCGGCGGTGTCTGGGAGCCGGCGCGCTCCTATCCTGAGGTGCAGACGCAGAGCCCGAAGGATCTCTACCGCTACACCGACCGCGCCATGCCGGATGCCTATCCGGAATGGCCGACCGGGCCGCAGGTCCACGCCTATCTCGCCGATTACGCCAGGAGTTTTGGCCTCGACCGCATGCTGCGCCTCAATACTGAGGTCGCCGGCATGGCGCGCCGCGCGGACGGCAGGCCGGGCTGGACGCTTACCCTGACGAGCAAGGGCGGGACGCCGTCGAACGAGGATTTCGATTTCGTCGCGATCTGTACCGGGCAGTTCAACGAGCCGCGCGAGCTGCATTGCCGGGGTGAAGGCAGCTTCCTGGACCAGGGCGGCCAGATCCTGCATTCGTCGAAATACGGCGATCCGGCCCTCGCAAAAGGCCGCCGCGTCGTCGTGCTCGGCGGCTCGAAATCGGCGACCGACATCGCCGTGAACGCGGTGAAATCGGGCGCGCGCGAGGTCACCATCGTGATGCGCGAGCCGGTCTGGCGCATCCCCTACTTCATCGGCGGCCTCGTGAACTTCAAGCGCATCCTCTACATCCGCGCGCAGGAGGAGATGTTTCCAGGCTGGGGCGCGAGCGCGATGGCAAAGCTCGCGCTTCGTGTCGCCGCGCCTCTGATCTGGGCCAACTGGCGCGGACTGGAGAGCCTGCTGAAGGCGCAGCTCAAGCTCGGCCGCTGCAAGATGGTGCCGAAGGAGCGGATCGAGGACGGCGTTAATTGCGCGGTGCCGATCGCAACGCCCGGCTTCTATCCAATGGTCGCCGACGGCCGCATCAAGGCCGTGTTCGGCACGTTCGATCATTATGAAGGCGACACCATCGTGATGAGCGGCGGCGAGCGGATCGGTGCCGATGTCGCGGTGCTCGCGATCGGCTACAAGCTCGGCGTGCCGTTCCTGCCGGCGGCGTATCAAGAGAAACTGGTCGACGCGGACGGGCAGTACCGGCTCTACCGCCTGATCGCCAACCCCGACCTGCCGGAGCTGGGCTTCGTCGGCTTCAATTCCTCGTTCTGCACCGTGCTCTGCGCTGATCTGGCCGCGAACTGGCTGGTGCGCTATGCCGACGGCCAGCTCGCCAAACAGCCGACGGCGCAACAGATGCGCGACAACATCGAGATGATGCTGCACTTCAAGCGCGTCGAGCGGCCGGCCGCCGGCGTCTATGGCGGCCTGTGCGTCGCACCGTATCACTACCGTCATTTCGACGAGCTGATGGCCGACATCGGCGCGAAGGAGCAGAAGCGCGGCGGACTCAAAGGGCGCTTCCAACCTCCGGATGCGGATGCCTATGCGAGGTTCCTGGCGACGGCGCCGGACTACCGGGCGGCATGA
- a CDS encoding cupin domain-containing protein produces MTALEKGITANGTGYGGKSWNILGQVYFPKAITDSTFAFETNSDPGQFVPVHIHPTQDEFILVQEGTLDLKLDGKWVKAHAGDLVRMPRGIPHGYFNKSDKPCRALFWVSPMQKLEALFNQLHNLTDPAEVVRISALHEVDFLPPEAND; encoded by the coding sequence ATGACTGCACTCGAAAAGGGCATTACCGCCAATGGCACGGGCTATGGGGGCAAGAGCTGGAACATCCTGGGCCAGGTCTACTTCCCCAAGGCCATCACCGACTCCACCTTCGCGTTCGAGACCAACAGCGACCCCGGCCAGTTCGTGCCGGTGCACATCCATCCGACCCAGGACGAGTTCATCCTGGTGCAGGAAGGCACGCTCGACCTCAAGCTCGACGGCAAATGGGTCAAGGCCCATGCCGGTGACCTCGTACGCATGCCGCGCGGCATCCCGCACGGCTATTTCAACAAATCCGACAAGCCGTGCCGCGCGCTGTTCTGGGTCTCGCCGATGCAGAAGCTGGAGGCGCTGTTCAACCAGCTGCACAATCTGACCGACCCGGCCGAGGTCGTGCGCATCTCGGCGCTGCACGAGGTCGACTTTTTGCCGCCCGAGGCCAACGACTAG
- a CDS encoding AraC family transcriptional regulator: MSAAVLETSARVSTAERLAAFARVTTDDVDEAAEQIGRIFCPHDLKPAQARAAGFSARHNCAAFAGFSINYVAYGGSVSIDPGCLDRFFLVQIPLTGAARIRAGACEIETAPGRTASLLSPTIPTRMVWTDCAQIILLLDRRMVEQRAAALSGKVVGPVEFDPVIDLDAPSGHDLRTRLDELMMLAERLGPSGRLSLLAMADWREALLDHLLNGQRHGLSDAIRTFSGHAERLPRALRAARDHLADNAGEPLDLAELACASGIGIRALQLGFRRHFGVSISEMLLDMRLAGLHARLSQAAPDASITEIAFDLGFTHLGRMAGAYREKFGETPSATLRRRMS, encoded by the coding sequence ATGTCCGCAGCCGTGCTGGAAACGAGCGCCAGGGTGTCCACAGCCGAACGGCTGGCGGCTTTCGCCCGCGTCACCACTGACGATGTCGACGAGGCTGCGGAGCAGATCGGGCGCATCTTCTGTCCGCACGATCTCAAGCCGGCGCAAGCGCGCGCAGCCGGTTTCTCCGCCCGGCACAATTGCGCGGCATTCGCAGGCTTTTCCATCAACTACGTCGCCTATGGCGGATCGGTGAGCATCGATCCCGGCTGCCTCGACCGCTTCTTCCTGGTGCAGATCCCGCTCACCGGCGCGGCCCGCATTCGTGCCGGAGCCTGCGAGATCGAGACCGCGCCGGGCCGGACGGCATCGCTGCTGTCGCCGACCATTCCGACCCGGATGGTCTGGACGGATTGTGCGCAAATCATCCTGCTGCTCGACCGCCGCATGGTCGAGCAGCGCGCTGCGGCTCTGTCGGGCAAGGTGGTGGGCCCAGTCGAGTTCGATCCTGTGATCGACCTAGACGCGCCGTCCGGACACGATCTCCGCACGAGGCTCGATGAACTGATGATGCTGGCCGAGCGTCTCGGTCCATCCGGCAGGTTGTCGCTGCTCGCGATGGCCGATTGGCGCGAGGCGCTGCTCGATCACCTGCTCAATGGGCAGCGCCATGGCCTCTCGGATGCGATCCGGACGTTTTCGGGCCACGCGGAGCGTCTGCCGCGTGCGCTCCGTGCCGCGCGCGACCATCTTGCGGACAATGCCGGCGAGCCGCTCGATCTCGCGGAGCTCGCCTGCGCCTCCGGCATCGGCATTCGCGCGCTTCAGCTCGGCTTCCGCCGTCACTTCGGCGTGTCGATCTCGGAGATGCTGCTCGACATGCGCCTCGCCGGCCTGCACGCGCGCCTCTCGCAGGCCGCGCCCGATGCCTCCATCACCGAGATTGCGTTTGATCTCGGCTTCACCCATCTCGGCCGCATGGCCGGTGCCTACCGCGAAAAGTTCGGCGAGACGCCGTCGGCCACGCTGCGTCGTAGGATGAGCTAG
- a CDS encoding ATP-binding protein yields MKLRGLLTLAIATQAVVTSAALFASYAVSGAAGSFGIAQTIALLASGAVAVLIARHCTRTIERSQDKRMASQLAEHAQAGAELTQAVIKTALDAFIQTDANGVVLEWSFQAEALTGWTRQEALGTDVVDLLIAEPLRHGFRQRMMRLLPELSHTPIGIRFEATLLHRNGDEILIEGSSTALQVGTRRVINIFVKDVTQKRAAEEQLIQAQKMEAVGQLTGGIAHEFNNMLTVITGTIEILADAVKDNPPLATITKLISEAADRGAALTSSLLSFARKQALQPAEIDVNELLEELAKLLLATFDKKIEIVTRLDGNVWLAFADRGQLSSALLNLAINARDAMLEGGRLTLTTRNVVFGVREAVAVGAGYAGDYVEIEIADTGTGIPQAILERIFDPFFSTKDVGKGTGLGLSMVFGFVKQSGGGIKVSSTEGRGTIFTIYLPKAAASTLRPAGYDERKIVGGTETILCVEDDHDVRQYVTVQLESLGYKVIPAVNATEALAISAAGTPFDLLFTDIVMPGGINGRELAERMVAAQPSLRVLFTSGYAYDSLHAQGRATMGAPLLTKPYRKAELARMLRRSLDTAVDSVGDPIPTPYSVQADVEGFLRRQAAEDRRTTWPRK; encoded by the coding sequence ATGAAACTCAGGGGGCTTCTGACACTCGCGATCGCCACGCAGGCCGTCGTGACCAGTGCCGCTCTATTCGCCTCTTATGCCGTGAGCGGCGCCGCCGGCAGCTTCGGCATTGCCCAGACCATCGCCCTGCTCGCAAGCGGCGCCGTCGCGGTGTTGATCGCGCGGCACTGCACGCGCACGATCGAGAGATCGCAGGACAAGCGCATGGCTTCGCAACTGGCCGAGCACGCGCAGGCCGGCGCGGAACTCACGCAAGCCGTTATCAAGACCGCGCTCGACGCCTTCATCCAGACCGACGCCAACGGCGTCGTACTGGAGTGGAGCTTTCAGGCCGAAGCCCTGACCGGATGGACGCGCCAGGAGGCGCTCGGCACCGACGTCGTCGACCTCCTCATCGCCGAGCCGCTCCGCCATGGCTTCCGGCAACGCATGATGCGGCTCCTGCCGGAACTGTCGCATACGCCGATCGGCATCCGGTTCGAGGCAACCCTGCTGCACCGGAACGGCGACGAGATCCTGATCGAGGGCTCCAGCACGGCACTCCAGGTCGGGACACGGCGCGTCATCAACATTTTCGTCAAGGACGTCACCCAGAAGCGCGCCGCCGAGGAGCAACTGATCCAGGCGCAGAAGATGGAGGCGGTCGGCCAGCTCACCGGCGGCATCGCGCACGAGTTCAACAACATGCTCACGGTGATCACCGGCACGATCGAGATCCTCGCCGACGCCGTGAAGGACAACCCGCCGCTTGCGACCATCACCAAGCTGATCAGCGAAGCGGCCGACCGCGGCGCCGCGCTGACGTCGAGCCTGCTGTCCTTTGCGCGCAAGCAGGCGCTCCAGCCGGCCGAGATCGACGTCAACGAGCTGCTCGAAGAGCTGGCAAAGCTGCTGCTGGCGACCTTCGACAAGAAGATCGAGATCGTGACCAGGCTCGACGGCAATGTCTGGCTCGCCTTCGCCGACCGCGGCCAGCTGAGCTCGGCGCTGCTCAACCTCGCGATCAACGCGCGCGACGCGATGCTGGAGGGCGGCAGGCTGACGCTGACGACACGCAACGTCGTGTTCGGCGTGCGCGAGGCGGTGGCGGTCGGCGCCGGCTATGCCGGCGACTATGTCGAGATCGAGATCGCCGACACCGGCACCGGCATTCCGCAAGCCATCCTCGAACGCATCTTCGATCCCTTCTTCTCCACCAAGGATGTCGGCAAGGGCACTGGGCTCGGCCTCAGCATGGTGTTCGGCTTCGTCAAGCAGTCCGGTGGCGGCATCAAGGTCTCCTCCACCGAAGGCCGCGGCACGATCTTTACGATCTACCTGCCAAAGGCGGCGGCGAGCACGCTTCGCCCGGCCGGTTATGACGAGCGCAAGATCGTCGGCGGAACGGAGACCATCCTCTGCGTCGAGGACGACCACGACGTCCGCCAGTACGTCACGGTGCAGCTCGAAAGCCTCGGCTACAAGGTCATCCCCGCCGTCAACGCGACCGAGGCGCTCGCCATTTCAGCCGCAGGCACGCCGTTCGACCTGCTTTTCACCGACATCGTGATGCCCGGCGGCATCAACGGACGCGAGCTCGCCGAGCGGATGGTCGCCGCGCAGCCCTCGCTGCGGGTCCTGTTCACGTCGGGCTATGCCTACGACTCCCTGCATGCGCAGGGACGCGCCACCATGGGCGCGCCGCTACTGACAAAACCCTACCGCAAGGCGGAGCTTGCGCGCATGCTGCGCCGCTCGCTCGACACCGCGGTCGATTCCGTGGGCGATCCGATCCCCACGCCCTATTCGGTGCAGGCCGATGTCGAGGGCTTCTTGCGCAGGCAGGCCGCGGAAGACCGCCGCACGACGTGGCCGCGAAAATAA
- a CDS encoding cupin domain-containing protein, which yields MDGRGDTNGTKDAPAIEAGDAVDQRLGETVRLLRQRAGLSIQDVANKTGLSNGMISQLERARAMPSIRTLRLLSIALDVPISYFFETSAPTDVQRYIVRKNNRRLLRLTASGVVKEALTPDGKGQLELYELTLNPGASSGTDFLQHTGEKAGYILSGSLRLWLDNQAHVLEAGDSFRFPSIVPHMFDNPTQQAARVIWVTTLRQTDSPAG from the coding sequence ATGGATGGTCGCGGCGATACCAACGGCACCAAGGACGCACCGGCGATCGAGGCCGGCGATGCGGTCGACCAGCGCCTCGGCGAGACGGTGCGGCTGCTGCGCCAGCGCGCCGGCCTGTCGATCCAGGACGTCGCCAACAAGACCGGCCTCTCCAACGGCATGATCAGCCAGCTCGAACGTGCGCGCGCGATGCCGTCGATCCGCACGCTGCGCCTGCTCAGCATCGCGCTCGACGTTCCCATCTCCTACTTCTTCGAGACCAGCGCCCCCACCGATGTGCAGCGCTACATCGTGCGCAAGAACAACCGGCGCCTGCTGCGCCTCACCGCCAGCGGCGTCGTCAAGGAAGCGCTCACCCCCGACGGCAAAGGCCAGCTCGAGCTCTACGAGCTTACGCTCAATCCCGGCGCCTCGTCCGGCACGGACTTCCTGCAGCACACCGGCGAGAAGGCGGGCTATATCCTCTCCGGCAGCCTGCGGCTGTGGCTCGACAACCAGGCCCATGTGCTGGAAGCCGGCGACAGTTTTCGTTTTCCGAGCATCGTGCCGCACATGTTCGACAACCCGACCCAGCAGGCGGCGCGCGTGATCTGGGTCACGACGCTGCGCCAGACCGATTCGCCGGCAGGTTGA
- a CDS encoding peptide ABC transporter substrate-binding protein: protein MADDTGKFGVGGLRHLGIPTRRQFFQLGAGAAAGWTLSGNAFAQVERPTNPPDKPRGQVIAALSQEPTVFHPLMPGIEVDQGVWWQVFSPLWYIDPDGKFVPDLAREVPTVENGGLSADGLTWKIKLRKDVKWHDGTAFTAEDVKFSLDLINNPDFRVRNRVGHSLVKDITIVAPDEIHWRMEAPYSPYMSILSLTFIVPKHILEKVSDPNSSPFHNAPVGTGPFTWGERVPGDHIQFNAYAGYHGKGPYVERLVFKYIPSLTVLYTQFRTGQVDYTGLQGILPNFVQEAKALKARKIFVSSTSSVEHIAPNLEFGPFADRAVREALYLAINKQAIIDALNYGLPTQTESFVPQEAWSFQQGLPQHKYDPAKANALLDAAGWVRGSGGVREKGGVKLEFTNSTTSGNAVREQTQQLLIQDWRAIGASMRVNNMPAAVIWGDFWQQSKFNSVIVGVNFMLGSDPDVTPRFGSGAIPAKGGRGYNTYQYQSAEADRLLAQGARQFDIAQRKTTYGDLQKLVRNDLAILPLFQGFIAEGVKEGLQGFRPNINTSTNCWNIREWYWA from the coding sequence ATGGCAGATGACACGGGCAAGTTCGGCGTTGGGGGACTGCGTCATCTCGGCATTCCTACTCGCCGCCAGTTCTTCCAGCTCGGCGCAGGCGCCGCGGCGGGATGGACGCTTTCAGGCAACGCTTTCGCGCAAGTCGAACGCCCGACCAATCCGCCGGACAAGCCGCGCGGTCAGGTGATCGCGGCGCTGTCGCAGGAGCCGACCGTCTTTCATCCCTTGATGCCCGGCATCGAGGTCGATCAGGGCGTCTGGTGGCAGGTATTCTCGCCGCTCTGGTACATCGATCCCGACGGCAAGTTCGTGCCCGACCTCGCGCGCGAAGTCCCGACCGTCGAGAATGGCGGCCTCTCGGCGGACGGCCTGACCTGGAAGATCAAGCTGCGCAAGGACGTAAAGTGGCACGACGGCACGGCCTTCACCGCCGAGGACGTCAAGTTCTCGCTCGATCTGATCAACAATCCCGACTTCCGCGTCCGCAACCGTGTCGGCCACAGCCTGGTCAAGGACATCACGATCGTCGCGCCCGACGAAATCCACTGGCGAATGGAAGCTCCCTATTCGCCCTACATGTCGATCCTGTCCCTCACCTTCATCGTGCCCAAGCACATTCTGGAGAAGGTATCCGATCCGAATTCGTCGCCGTTCCACAACGCCCCCGTCGGCACCGGGCCGTTCACCTGGGGCGAGCGCGTGCCCGGCGACCACATTCAGTTCAACGCCTATGCCGGCTATCACGGCAAAGGGCCGTACGTCGAACGCCTGGTCTTCAAGTACATTCCTAGTCTGACCGTCCTCTACACCCAGTTCCGCACCGGCCAGGTCGATTACACCGGCCTGCAAGGCATTTTGCCGAACTTCGTGCAGGAGGCGAAAGCGCTGAAAGCGCGCAAGATCTTCGTGTCGTCGACGTCGTCGGTGGAGCACATCGCGCCCAATCTGGAGTTCGGTCCCTTCGCCGACCGCGCGGTGCGCGAGGCGCTCTATCTCGCCATCAACAAGCAAGCGATCATCGATGCGCTGAACTACGGCCTGCCGACCCAGACCGAGAGCTTCGTGCCGCAGGAGGCCTGGTCTTTCCAGCAGGGCCTGCCGCAGCATAAATACGATCCGGCCAAAGCCAATGCGCTGCTCGATGCCGCCGGCTGGGTGCGAGGGTCCGGTGGCGTGCGCGAGAAGGGCGGCGTGAAGCTCGAATTCACCAATTCGACCACATCGGGCAATGCCGTGCGCGAGCAGACCCAGCAGCTCCTGATCCAGGACTGGCGGGCGATCGGTGCGAGCATGCGCGTCAACAACATGCCGGCCGCCGTGATCTGGGGCGATTTCTGGCAGCAGTCGAAGTTCAACTCGGTGATCGTCGGCGTGAACTTCATGCTTGGCAGCGATCCCGACGTGACGCCCCGCTTCGGCTCCGGCGCGATCCCAGCCAAGGGCGGTCGTGGTTACAACACCTATCAATACCAGAGCGCGGAAGCCGATCGGCTGCTCGCGCAAGGCGCCAGGCAATTCGATATCGCGCAGCGCAAGACCACCTATGGCGACCTGCAAAAGCTGGTTCGCAACGACCTCGCCATTCTGCCGCTGTTCCAGGGCTTCATCGCCGAGGGCGTGAAGGAGGGGCTGCAGGGCTTCCGCCCCAACATCAACACCTCGACCAATTGCTGGAACATCCGCGAATGGTACTGGGCTTGA
- a CDS encoding ABC transporter permease encodes MARYVLNRLAQAVMLLVIVSAIGFALLHLAPGGPLSQFAASAQMTQEDLDRVTKQLGLDRPVPIQYLDWFGRMLKGDWGKSYRDGEAVLSVISSHLGATLELMVTATIIAVLLGCWIGILGALRRYSLFDSLATVGAMIALSIPTFWFGLVTIYVFSVTLGWLPAGNRETVGDGSFLDLLHHLIAPAMVLALVETAMWGRFMRSSMLEVINQDYIRTARAKGMPEWRILTVHALRNALLPMITVAGLQFPTLLGGALVAETVFTWPGMGRLFLDSIGYRDYPVVMGILMFSAIMVLIGSLIADILYAVVDPRIRVG; translated from the coding sequence ATGGCCCGTTACGTCCTCAATCGCCTGGCGCAGGCGGTCATGCTGCTGGTGATCGTCTCCGCGATCGGCTTCGCCCTGCTGCATCTTGCCCCCGGCGGTCCGCTGTCGCAATTCGCGGCCTCTGCGCAGATGACGCAGGAGGATCTCGACCGCGTCACCAAGCAGCTCGGGCTGGATCGCCCGGTGCCGATCCAGTATCTCGACTGGTTCGGCCGTATGCTGAAGGGCGATTGGGGCAAGTCTTATCGCGACGGCGAGGCGGTGCTGTCGGTGATCTCGTCGCATCTCGGTGCGACGCTGGAGCTGATGGTGACGGCGACCATCATCGCGGTGCTGCTCGGCTGCTGGATCGGCATATTGGGCGCACTGAGGCGATATTCGCTGTTCGATTCGCTCGCGACCGTCGGCGCCATGATCGCGCTGTCGATCCCGACCTTCTGGTTCGGCCTCGTCACCATCTACGTGTTTTCAGTGACTCTCGGCTGGCTGCCGGCGGGAAACCGCGAGACCGTCGGCGACGGCTCCTTCCTCGACCTGCTGCACCATCTGATCGCGCCGGCCATGGTGCTGGCGTTGGTGGAGACCGCGATGTGGGGCCGCTTCATGCGTTCCTCCATGCTCGAGGTCATCAACCAGGATTACATCCGCACCGCGCGCGCCAAGGGCATGCCGGAATGGCGCATCCTTACGGTCCACGCGTTACGCAACGCGCTGCTGCCGATGATCACGGTGGCGGGTCTTCAGTTTCCGACGCTGCTCGGCGGCGCGCTGGTGGCCGAGACCGTATTCACCTGGCCCGGCATGGGCCGGCTGTTCCTGGATTCGATCGGCTATCGCGACTATCCCGTGGTGATGGGCATCCTGATGTTCTCGGCGATCATGGTGCTGATCGGCTCGCTGATTGCCGACATCCTCTATGCCGTCGTCGATCCGCGCATCCGGGTGGGCTGA
- a CDS encoding ABC transporter permease, whose product MATAVLSTAGPTASQGAWRRFCRHRLALAGAVTIVFLVLGSAFGPYLLPFDDTYIDIMKRFAPPLSGAHILGTDELGRDVLARLMMGARISLSIGFVAMVIAMVVGIVVGAFAGFYGGVVGAVLMRLVDAVLCFPTIFLLLALAALTEPGFVTTTVLIAATAWMWVARVVEAQVRSLREREFAVAALAFGSSNLRIMFRELVPNAIAPIVVAATLNVAKAILLESYLSYLGYGIQPPAASLGNMLNNAQIYLTSAPWLAIAPGVVITLAVTSFNFLGDGLRDALDPRMNIP is encoded by the coding sequence ATGGCGACTGCAGTCTTGTCCACCGCTGGACCCACAGCTAGCCAGGGCGCCTGGCGACGATTCTGCCGGCACCGGCTGGCCTTGGCAGGCGCCGTGACCATTGTCTTTCTCGTCCTCGGCTCGGCGTTCGGTCCTTATCTGCTGCCTTTCGACGACACCTATATCGACATCATGAAGCGGTTCGCGCCGCCGCTCTCGGGCGCGCATATCCTTGGCACCGACGAGCTTGGGCGCGATGTGCTGGCGCGGCTGATGATGGGCGCGCGCATCTCGCTGTCGATCGGCTTCGTCGCGATGGTGATCGCGATGGTGGTCGGCATCGTCGTCGGCGCCTTCGCCGGCTTCTATGGCGGCGTCGTCGGCGCGGTCCTGATGCGGCTCGTCGATGCCGTGCTGTGCTTTCCGACGATTTTCCTGCTGCTCGCGCTGGCAGCGCTCACCGAGCCCGGCTTCGTCACCACCACGGTACTGATCGCGGCGACCGCCTGGATGTGGGTGGCCCGCGTCGTCGAGGCCCAGGTGCGCTCGCTGCGGGAACGCGAGTTTGCGGTGGCAGCACTCGCCTTCGGCTCGTCGAACCTGCGGATCATGTTCCGCGAGCTCGTGCCCAATGCGATCGCGCCGATCGTGGTTGCGGCGACGCTCAACGTCGCCAAGGCGATCCTGCTGGAATCCTATCTCAGCTATCTCGGCTACGGCATCCAGCCGCCGGCCGCGAGCCTCGGCAACATGCTCAACAACGCGCAGATCTATTTGACCAGCGCGCCCTGGCTGGCGATCGCGCCCGGCGTCGTCATCACCCTGGCCGTGACCAGCTTCAACTTCCTCGGTGACGGCCTGCGCGATGCGCTCGACCCGCGCATGAACATCCCATGA